The Pseudomonas viciae genomic interval CCACAAACGGTACGGCGAATGCGTCAGTACTTCGGTCTGCAAGGCGTGGCGGTCTTCGAGGTTGGACAGGATCAGCACCCCGACATCGATTTCACCGCTGACCAGCAGGTGCTCGATGTACGGCCGTTCATCCTCCATCACGCGAATGTCCACATTGGGGTAGGCGCGCTGGAAGCGGGTCAGCAGATCCGCCAGGTAATAACCGGCGACCAGGCTGGTCACCCCGATGGTGACGTGGCCAGCCACCTGGTCGGTGCTGTGTTGCAGGCTGCGCTTGGCGTTGTCGACCGTGGCCAGGATCACATGGGCCTGGCGCAGGAATTGATGCCCCTGGTGAGTCAGGGTCATGCCTTTGGCGTGGCGGTTGAACAGGCTGACGCCGATTTCCTGTTCCAACTGCTGGATAGCCAGGGTCAGGGTGGACTGGGAAATGAAGGCGGTTTGCGCGGCAGCGGAGATCGAGCCGGTTTCGGCCACGGCGATGAAATGGCGGATCTGACGCAGGGTCATCATGGACGAATACCCGGTGGACGGTTTTATCGATGTCCTGGAGTGTATATCGTTTTTTTTCATGGTGGCTTAAAGCCTAGGCAACATCTCGAAGCAATCTCGCCGGGGGCACCGGGCACTTTCGTTCTAGGCTGGTGGCCTTAATGATCCGGTTAACCCGAATGTGTGGAGGTCGCAAATGAACACCCGTGGATTGCTCGATCAGCTACTCAAGTCCGGTCAGGAGATGTTGCAGAACAAGGCTGGCGGTGCCCAAGGCAAGTCGTCCGGTGGTTTGGGCGGTTTGCTCGGCGGCTCCGGTGGCCTGGGCGGCATGCTTTCCGGCGCGGGTGGCGGGGCCTTGGCCGCCGGGGCCATGGGCCTGCTACTGGGCAACAAGAAAGCCCGTAACTTCGGCGGCAAGGCCCTGGCCTATGGGGGTTTGGCCGCCCTGGGCGTGATCGCCTACAAAGCCTATGGCAACTGGCAGGCCCAGCAGGGCACTGCGCCGAAAACCGAACCGCAGACCCTGGACCGCGTTCCTGCGGCGCAGGTCGAGCAACACAGCCAGGCGATCCTCACGGCCTTGGTGGCAGCGGCCAAGGCCGATGGCCATGTGGACGAGCGTGAGCGTCAGTTGATCGAGGGCGAATTCACCAAGCTGGACAATGACCAGGAACTGCAGCACTGGCTGCACGCTGAACTCAACAAACCCCTGGACCCCACCGACGTCGCCCGCGCCGCCAGCACCCCGGAAATGGCCGCGGAGATGTACATCGCCAGCGTGATGCTGGTGGACGAAGAAAATTTCATGGAAAAATCCTACCTCGATGAACTGGCGCGACAACTCAAGCTGGAACCGGGGTTGAAGGTGGAGCTGGAGAAGCAGGTTCGGCAGGCTGCTGTATAGAACAGTCCCAACATTATTCCCTGTGGGAGCGAGCTTGCTCGCGATGGCGCCCGGTCAGTCACAGCATCGTTGGCTGATGCACCGCTATCGCGAGCAAGCTCGCTCCCACAGGGGGTATTGCTCATCTTGAGAAAACAGCGAGCCTCGGCCGCGCCAAAATCACTCCATCCCGCCTTACAGATGCCACACCACCCTCGGCTATACTCCCCAGCATTTCAAAGGCCCCGAGGTTTTACTGTGAAGAACTGGACGTTGCGCCAACGCATCCTGGCGAGTTTTGCGGTGATCATCGCCATCATGTTGCTGATGGTGGTTGTCTCGTATTCGCGCTTGCTGAAGATCCAGGACAGTGAAGAAAAGGTTCGGGCCGATGCGGTGCCGGGGGTGTACTTCAGCTCCATGATTCGTGGCGGCTGGGTCGACAGCTACGTCTTGACCCAACAGATCGTCGGTCTCTCGGGGAACCGGGAAATCACCGCCGAGGACAAGGCCCGCTACCAGGGCTTCGAGAAGCATCTGCGCGAGGAGATCCAGAACTATCAAAAGCTGATCCAGGACCCGGCCGACCAGGCTTCTTTCGATGAGTTCGAGGCCAATCACCAAGCGTTCAACCTGGCTATGGCGAAGGTCCTGGACCTGTATCAGCGCAAGGATTATGAGGGCGCGCGGCTGGCGCTGGACAAAGAGCTGACGCCTGCATGGGTGGGAGGTCGTGGGCACTTGAACCAAATCATCGAGCGCAATCGCGAGTTGGCGGAACAAGCCACCGGGACTATTGGCGACGCGGTAACGGCGGCCAAAGTGGCCATGGGCCTGGCGTTTCTCGTCGCGTTGATCGTCGCCTTACTCTGTGGGTTGCTGCTGATGCGCGCGATCATGGCGCCGATGAACCGCATCGTGGAAATCCTCGAGATCATGCGCAGCGGCGATCTGAGCGGGCGCCTGAATCTTGCACGCAAAGATGAATTCGGTGCGGTGGAAACCGGCTTCAACGACATGATGGCCGAGCTGACATCGTTGGTGTCCCAGGCCCAGCGCTCGTCGGTGCAGGTCACCACCTCGGTGACGGAGATTGCTGCGACCTCGCGCCAGCAACAGGCCACGGCCACCGAAACTGCCGCCACCACCACCGAAATCGGCGCGACGTCTCGAGAGATTGCCGCCACGTCCCGGGACCTGGTGCGCACCATGACCGAAGTCTCCACCGCCGCCGACCAGGCCTCGGTGGCTGCCGGCTCCGGGCAGCAAGGCCTGGCGCGCATGGAAGAAACCATGCATTCGGTGATGGGCGCAGCCGACCTGGTGAACGCCAAGTTGGCGATCCTCAACGAGAAGGCCGGCAACATCAACCAAGTGGTGGTGACCATCGTCAAAGTGGCCGACCAGACCAACCTGCTGTCCCTCAACGCCGCTATCGAGGCCGAGAAAGCCGGTGAGTACGGCCGTGGTTTCGCCGTGGTCGCCACCGAAGTGCGGCGCCTGGCCGACCAGACCGCGGTGGCCACCTACGACATCGAGCAGATGGTGCGCGAGATCCAGTCTGCCGTGTCGGCCGGGGTGATGGGCATGGACAAGTTCTCCGAGGAAGTGCGTCGTGGCATGGCCGAGGTGCAACAGATCGGCGAGCAGCTGTCGCAGATCATCCACCAGGTCCAGGCACTGGCGCCGCGGGTATTGATGGTCAACGAGGGCATGCAGGCCCAGGCCACCGGTGCCGAGCAGATCAACCACGCCTTGGTGCAACTGGGCGATGCCAGCAGCCAGACGGTCGAATCCCTGCGCCAGGCCAGTTCGGCCATTGACGAACTGAGCCAGGTGGCCGTTGGGCTGCGCAGTGGCGTTTCGCGTTTCAAAGTCTGATGGGCGAATTCGAGACCAGGCGTGGCGCCGCGCCAGCGGCCCGCCAAACCCTGTTCCTGGTGTTTTGCATCGGTAACGAGCGCTACGCCCTGCAGGCCATCGATGTGGTGGAAGTGCTGCCGCGCCTGCCCCTCAAGCCCATTGCCCGGGCACCTGCGTGGGTGGCGGGGGTGTTTGCCTGGCGCGCGACGGTGGTGCCGGTGATCGACCTGTGTACCCTGACCTTCGGCCACAGCGCCGAGGCCCGTACCAGTACGCGGTTGGTGCTGGTGAACTACCGACCCGACCCACAGCAAGCGGCGCAGGTGCTGGGGCTGATTCTTGAGCAGGCCACCGATACCCTGCGCTGCGATCCCGCGGATTTCCAGCCCTATGGCCTGGAAAACCGTCAGGCGCCGTACCTGGGCCCGGTGCGCGAAGACGCCCAGGGGTTGCTGCAATGGGTGCGGGTCAATGACCTGCTCGACGAGTCGGTGCGCGCCGTGTTGTTTCCCACGCCGCCGTTGAACCTTGATGACCTCGAGGTCCGGCCATGAACAACGACCAGCGTTTTTTCGACTTCCTCAAGGAGCGTATTGGCCTGGATGTCACCTCCGTCGGCACCGCGATCATCGAGCGCGCGCTGCGCCAACGCATCAGTGCCACGCCAGGGCGAACCGCTGATGAGTACTGGCAATGCCTGCAACACTCGGCCCAGGAACAGCAAGCGCTGATCGAGGCGGTGATCGTCCCGGAGACCTGGTTCTTCCGTTATCCCGAATCCTTCGCGACCCTGGCCAAACTGGCCGTCAAGCGCCTGGCCGAGATTAAGCACCTGCGTGCGTTGCGCATCCTCAGCTTGCCGTGCTCCACCGGCGAAGAACCCTACTCCATCGCCATGGCCTTGCTTGACGCGGGGCTTGGGCCTCATCAATTCAAGGTCGATGGGCTGGACGTCAGCCCGCTGTCGGTTTCGCGGGCCAAGGCAGCGCGCTACGGCAAGAATTCGTTTCGTGGCGCAGACCTTGTTTTTCGCGAGCGCCATTTCGACGCCGAAGAGGAGGGGTATCGCCTCAGCGAGCGGGTACGCGAACAGGTACGCCTGCAAGTGGGCAACCTGCTGGATCCGGCCTTGCTGGTGAACGAGGCACCCTACGATTTTGTGTTCTGCCGCAACTTGCTGATCTATTTCGACCAGCCAACCCAGCAGCAGGTGTTCGAGGTGCTCAAGCGCCTGACCCATCAGGACGGCGTGCTGTTTATCGGCCCCGCCGAGGGCAGTTTGTTGGGGCGGCTGGGCATGCGCTCGATCGGGATTGCCCAGTCGTTTGCCTTCAGCCGTCAAGGCGCGCCCGAGCCACAACCGTTGCCAACCTTGATACCGACTCCGCTGCCCGTGCGTCAGCCGCACCGGGTCGTGCCCCCCGCACCCCGGCCTCGGCCGTTTGCCGGCGGCGTGTCGCCGATTGTCGAGCCCAAAGGCAGCGACGCCACCACGTTGCTGGCCAATATCGCCGCCCTGGCCAACAGTGGCAAAAGCGCCGAGGCCCGCGCTGCCTGCGAGCAGTACTTGCGCAGCCACGAGCCCAAGGCCCAGGTGTTCTACTGGTTGGGCCTGCTCAGCGACATGGCCGGCAGTGCGCTTGAAGCCCAGGGTTTTTATCGCAAGGCGCTTTATCTTGAACCGCAACACGCCGAGGCCCTGGTGCATCTGGCGGCGCTGCTGGCTTCCCAGGGAGACGCGGCCGGAGCCCGTCGATTGCAGGAACGCGCCGCCCGTAGCGGGCGCGCAGCAGACAGTGAGCGTAAACGATGAGCGGTTCGGTTTTTTACAACGTCACCCATGACGATGCCCAGGCCATCGACGACTGCTGGAATCGCATTGGCGTGCATGGCGACAAATCCTGTCCGTTGCTTGCCGAGCATATCCACTGTCGCAACTGCTCGGTGTACTCGCGTGCCGCCACCCGGCTGCTCGACCGCTATGCCTTGCCGCACGACGACCGAGACCTGGCCATTGCGCCGTTGGACAGCGATGTCGTCACTCGCTCGTTGTTGATGTTCCGCCTGGGCGAAGAGTGGCTGGCCTTGGCCACCCGTAGCCTGGTGGAGGTGGCGCCGTTGCAACCGATCCATTCGCTGCCCCACCAGCGTTCGCGGGCCTTGCTGGGCGTGGCGAATGTACGGGGGGCATTGGTGGCCTGCCTGTCGCTGGTAGAGCTGCTGGACCTGGAACCCGGCGGGGCAGCGGTTCCTGGCGCACGGGTCATGCCGCGCATGTTGATTGTCGCGGCCAAGGGCGGGCCTGTCGTGGTACCGGTGGATGAAGTGGACGGCATCCACGCCATCGACGAACGCATCCTCGAGAGCGCTTCGCAATCGGCGGGCAAATACACCCGTGGCGTATTGCAGTACAAGGGGCGCAGCCTGCGCTGGCTGGACGAAGAACAGTTGCTGTCCGCCGTGACCCGGAGCCTGTCATGACCCCCGATCAGATGCGCGATGCCTCGTTGCTGGAGTTGTTCAGCCTGGAAGCCGAAGCCCAGACTCAAGTGCTCAGCGCCGGCCTGTTGGCCCTGGAGCGCGATCCGACCCAGGCCGATCACCTTGAGTCGTGCATGCGCGCGGCCCATTCCCTCAAGGGCGCG includes:
- a CDS encoding LysR family transcriptional regulator, whose amino-acid sequence is MMTLRQIRHFIAVAETGSISAAAQTAFISQSTLTLAIQQLEQEIGVSLFNRHAKGMTLTHQGHQFLRQAHVILATVDNAKRSLQHSTDQVAGHVTIGVTSLVAGYYLADLLTRFQRAYPNVDIRVMEDERPYIEHLLVSGEIDVGVLILSNLEDRHALQTEVLTHSPYRLWLPAQHPLLEHDSINLADVAREPLIQLNVDEMDRNAQRLWRGAGLQPKISLRTASTEAVRSLVAAGLGVSIQPDMTYRPWSLEGDIIEARPIADLNQTLDVGLAWRRGTARPAMVDPFLTVAREIPHGGRKPSI
- a CDS encoding tellurite resistance TerB family protein, with amino-acid sequence MNTRGLLDQLLKSGQEMLQNKAGGAQGKSSGGLGGLLGGSGGLGGMLSGAGGGALAAGAMGLLLGNKKARNFGGKALAYGGLAALGVIAYKAYGNWQAQQGTAPKTEPQTLDRVPAAQVEQHSQAILTALVAAAKADGHVDERERQLIEGEFTKLDNDQELQHWLHAELNKPLDPTDVARAASTPEMAAEMYIASVMLVDEENFMEKSYLDELARQLKLEPGLKVELEKQVRQAAV
- a CDS encoding chemotaxis protein CheW, which produces MGEFETRRGAAPAARQTLFLVFCIGNERYALQAIDVVEVLPRLPLKPIARAPAWVAGVFAWRATVVPVIDLCTLTFGHSAEARTSTRLVLVNYRPDPQQAAQVLGLILEQATDTLRCDPADFQPYGLENRQAPYLGPVREDAQGLLQWVRVNDLLDESVRAVLFPTPPLNLDDLEVRP
- a CDS encoding CheR family methyltransferase gives rise to the protein MNNDQRFFDFLKERIGLDVTSVGTAIIERALRQRISATPGRTADEYWQCLQHSAQEQQALIEAVIVPETWFFRYPESFATLAKLAVKRLAEIKHLRALRILSLPCSTGEEPYSIAMALLDAGLGPHQFKVDGLDVSPLSVSRAKAARYGKNSFRGADLVFRERHFDAEEEGYRLSERVREQVRLQVGNLLDPALLVNEAPYDFVFCRNLLIYFDQPTQQQVFEVLKRLTHQDGVLFIGPAEGSLLGRLGMRSIGIAQSFAFSRQGAPEPQPLPTLIPTPLPVRQPHRVVPPAPRPRPFAGGVSPIVEPKGSDATTLLANIAALANSGKSAEARAACEQYLRSHEPKAQVFYWLGLLSDMAGSALEAQGFYRKALYLEPQHAEALVHLAALLASQGDAAGARRLQERAARSGRAADSERKR
- a CDS encoding chemotaxis protein CheW; this encodes MSGSVFYNVTHDDAQAIDDCWNRIGVHGDKSCPLLAEHIHCRNCSVYSRAATRLLDRYALPHDDRDLAIAPLDSDVVTRSLLMFRLGEEWLALATRSLVEVAPLQPIHSLPHQRSRALLGVANVRGALVACLSLVELLDLEPGGAAVPGARVMPRMLIVAAKGGPVVVPVDEVDGIHAIDERILESASQSAGKYTRGVLQYKGRSLRWLDEEQLLSAVTRSLS